GCCCCATTCCATAAATACTCGCAAGCGAACGCCGCTGCATCCGCGCCTGCTGCGTTCCGCTTCCTCGCCGTACTCACCGAGTACGACTCGGTCGCGCGGTCTTTTAAGGAACGGCGCATCGACGCTCTCGATACGTTACCGTATTTATGGAAAGGGGCACTTAGTGACGTTGCTTTTCTGAACCTCGAGGAAGATATCGAGCTTGTCTTGTGGATTGAGTCGCTTCCTCCTGCCGCTGCTCTCGTCCATGCCTGCGCTCCTTTCCTTCCGAGGGGTATCTTCCCCCCCCTTCCTGGGAGCGTCTTCAAAGGAGGCAAACAGTAACACATGGTGATAGGATCTTGTCCGAAATGTTCAGAAACAATCCGCTGCGTGATACAATTCAACCATAGCCGGACTTAAGGAGATCTCTTTTGGACAAGGAAATAGTCTTTCTCATCGAGGAATCACCCGAAGGCGGGTTCGAGGCACGTGCACTAGGTCTCTCGATATTCACCGACGGTGAAACTCTGGAAGAGATCAAGGAGAACGTCCGAGAAGCGGTGCGCTGCCATTTCGAGGAAAACGAACAGCCTCAAGTCGTACGGCTTCACTACATAAAGGACGAGGTCATCGCAGTATGAGAATCCCCAGGGACATCGATGGGGATAAGCTCGTCACCCTCCTCTCCAGGTTTGACTACGAGATTACCCGCCAGGCAGGGAGCCATATCAGACTAACGACGTTCCGCAATGGTGAGCATCATCTGACTGTCCCGAGACACAGACCTCTTAAGGTCGGCACCCTGAACGCGGTAGTCAATGACGTTGCAGGCCACCTTGGCCTTCCTAAGGAGCAGGTTCTCAAAGAACTGCTGTCTTGAACGAACCGGTACTGACTCACGTGGTGCCAAGGCTGACGATCCCCTCGGTTCCTTGAATCAGACATCGTATGAGGTGTAGAATACAAAGCTGGTCGATATGTCTTGCGGACTATGGGAGGAGACACATGGCGGTTGTCCCTGGAAGTTGGTGCCCTATCAGGCAACCTCAGGTCCCCGGCGCAAAGGCTCTCTGTGAAGATAGTTGCGCTCTGTACATATCGTCCTCCAAGCTGCCGTCCACGCACAGTTGCGCCGTGACCGCTCTGGGAATCTACGCCCTGCAACGCATTGTAGTACCCGGACAGCTGGCAACCGAGAAAACGAACAAGCCCGCGGAACAGCCTCAGCAAACCAGGAAGAAGTAAAATGTCCAGAAAAGCCCGGTGCGGCGGAAGCGCCCTCGGCGGTCATGCGGACAAAGGCGAGTTTGGGTACATGGCGAGCGATTGCTACAAAGCCCGTCTTACTAAAGGGTTGCTTGGAGTAGACCTCGGGGAAGGTTATATCATAGAAGTGCTCAACTTCAGGCTCAAAAAAGTGTTGCGCCGTGAGCTCTTTGAGAGCTCGGAAGAAGCGCGAGAAGAGCTCGAGTACGTACGAGACGACATCAAGCTCATGACCACCGAGGAGTTCCGGGAGAAATACCTCCAACCGTCATCTTGAGACGTTGCACTCTCGATCCCTCGAGTAAACCCGTGTACGGTTCATTGGATCACCGATGCCGACAGTGTCAATAACATCAGGAAGAATAGTGAAAGATTCCGGATCCAGAGGCACCGCCAGGTGGCGGATCATCAAGTCAAGCAAAGCCAACCTTGTACTGTTCTCCGCCGGGCTCGCTCTCATCCTGCTGGCCGGATTCTGGAGGCTGGGGGTGGCGCCCGCGCTGAAGGTCGTGCCGACCGACATCGACCTGCTTCGGTTCTACAACGGGACGCTTGTGGAGCGCGTGCGCCCGCCGGGACAACCACCCGTCGGCCAACAACCTGCCCCAATGGACGTAATCATCCAGGAGAGGGAGTTCAACCCGGTGCGCCGATCCACCTCGAAGGTGGCGGTCATCGAAGTGGACAGCGCTGTCATCAACGCCGCGGACAGGCGCCGTCTCTCTGAAAAAAAAGAGTTTTTCGCCGTGAACCGGAAAAGCGCGAAACAGGTGAAGGGCAAAGGCGCCGACCGCGACCGGAGCGGATACTGCCTGGTGTTTCCCTTCAATACGCCGGAAGCCGATTTGCCTGTCTTCGACGAGTTGACCGGCAAGACGCAAAAAGCGGTGTTTGCTGGACGAGAGAAGATCTATGGCGTCAACGCTCTCGTTTTCAAAGTCGAGTACGGTTGGCAAACGGCAGCGATGCCGGAAGGATTTCCATCACGAATGACCGGGGCGCAATTGAAATCAATCCTCTCTAACCCCGCTCTCCCTGTCGATGATTCGGACTCACTAAAGGTCGAATACAAAGGCGACCTTTCCCTCGAGTTCCTGGTAGAGCCGGTGGCCGGAAACCTCATCGGGACGCGCAACGCGCATTCATCCGTCCGCCTGTCCGTGAACAACCCGGCGTCCCACCCGGCCTTCACACAAGTTATAACCACGCTGAACTATTCAGAGACCGTCGCGAGCCTGCGGGAAGCGTCGGCTTTCGCTCACGACGAAATCGCGAAGCTGCGTCTTCAGTTCCTTTATCTGCCTGTCGGCCTGCTGACGCTGGGCATCGCGTGCCTGCTGATCGGCGCTTTCGCAGGAGTGAAAGAGTAGAGTAGAAACTCAGGCGCTGTTTTTACACGCGGTCTGTGTAGATATCGAAAGGCAGGTCGCCAGTCACAAACCTCTCCATATCCTCACCGTTGTAAAGTTTTATCACCACACGGCGCAACTTCCCACTCAACACATCGATGGCCCTCTTGGTGAGTGGCTCATCCTTGAACCCCGAGAGATCAATCGGCCTGCCGATGCGGACGAGTATTCGCCTGGCATCATCACCGGGGATGACGGCGGCCGGGATTATCGGCACCCCTGCCTCGAGCGCCATGCGCACGAAGTTCGTGCGGAAATAGAATATCTTGCCGCCCCTGTCCGGACGTATGAGCAACTCGATCCCCTCGGGAAATACGCCTACGATCTCGCCGTCCTTCATCAACCCGACGGCTTCGTCAATCCCCTTGCCGCTCCGGGCGGCGCCCTTGAGGGACAATCTGGCCATGCCGGTCATGTGGTACAACGTCTTTACCACCGGGACCACGAAACCGTGCGAGCCTGCCAGGAAATGAATATAGCGGTCGACCTCCGTCATCAGCGCCAGTGTGTCGAGGATGTTGTGGCGGTTGCAGATGAGCAGCGCGCCACTATCTTTGGGAAGATTTTCCTTGCCCTCAGTCTTGACTCTGAAGACAAATGTAAGCCACGGACCAAAAAAGGTTCGCGCGCTTTCGTATGCGAGCATCTCATAGACGTTCATGGCTCTTCTTCCCCCCACGTGATCTTGCACCCTCAAGAGTAAGGCTTGACATGCCTTCTTGTAAACAACACGAGTAATGTTTGTTTGCAGGGTTCATCTCCCGGAAATGTGGGCAACCGGCCTGACCGCGCTTCCGCTAAAAGGGGTCTGGCGCCGTCTACCCTAATGAGCGGGGTCATCTGATAGAATTACTTGGGAAAGACGTTGGTAAGATTCTAGCGGCGGATGAGTGCGTGAACGGCTATCTGAACAGGTGGTGATGAGAATGGAATTCAGTCGGCACTTCTCAAAGAAAGACGTCGAGAGGCTCTTCGGCGACGGGTTCGCCCTTCCGCCCGACTTCATGTTCGGGGTTTCCAACGCGCCGCACCAGGTCGAGGGCGGCTTCAACGGCCAGAACGAGCCGCTCAACAACTGGGTCGAGGCGGAGCGTTCGGGGCGTGTGGAGCTCTCCGGGGAAGCCATACGTTTCTGGAACGACTACCCGGAGCAGATCGATCTCGCCTCGAACATGGGGCTCAACGCTTTTCGCCTGGGGATCGAGTGGGCGCGGGTGCAGCCCGAGAAATCCATGACATCCACAAAGACGCCCGAATTCGACCAGGGCGCTATTGAGGCTTACGCGGACATGATCGCGGCGATCATGAAAGCGGGCATGGAACCTGTGGTCACGCTGCACCACTTTACACATCCATACTGGCTCGGGCTTGATTTCTGGCTGGAGAACGCGAAGCTGGACCACTACCGCCGTTATACCGAGGAGATGGCGCTGAAGATCAACCGCATCTTAATCGAGAAGCACGCGCTGGGCCCGATCAAATACTGGCTCACCACAAACGAGCCTAACGGCTGGGCGCTTGGCACTTACATGGCGCGCGAGTTTCCCCACAAAAAGACGGGCATCCGCAATACGCTCCTGGCGTGGAATAACCTGATCGACGCCCACTGCCGCGCCTACGACACCCTGCACAAGGTTTACGCCGATAACTCATGGGCGCCTCCTCATGTCACCTACAACACCGCCAACCAATCGGTGTACGGGATCGACAAAATCCTGACCGACCTGCTAAACGCGCGACACAACGGAGTTGAGAAAAAAGACCTGCCCGAATATCTCATTGCGGGAAAAGCCGCGTGGGACGCTGAGGTCGCAAAGTCACCGATTGTGCAGGAAGTGAACCCCATCAACCGGGTCCTCGAGCGTATGCTCGAGAAATTGGTGAAGCGCTTGACCGACCACTCGCGCTTCGAGAGCGGCATCAAGGCAATCTACGACTCCGACAGGCCGGAGAAGCTCGACTACCTCGCCATCGATTTCTACGACCCGTTCCCGAGAAACATGATCAAAGCGCCAACCGTGCAAGACATTCGCGAGCACCGTTTCAATATCAACACGGAGCACTGGGAATGGATGCTGAACCCGGTCGCGATGTACCACTTCCTGAAAGCCGACACGATCAACGCCGATGGCCTGCCGGTATTCATCGTCGAAAACGGAATGGCCCAGAAGGTTTACAAAGGGAGAGTCGAGCAGCGACGAGATGGGGCGACGCGGGACACTTTCCTGCAAGCGTACATATTCGAGGCGATGCGGGCGATGAAGGACGGGGTTCCCCTCATCGGCTACATGTACTGGTCGATGGTTGACAACTATGAGTGGGGTTCTTACGAACCTCGCTTCGGGCTGCACACCGTGGACCGTTCGCGCTCGCCCGTGAAGATCAGCTCAGTTGACGCCTGGGGCACCAACGCGGCAAAGGCGTACGGCGATATTATCGCGGCGCTGCGAAGTGGCGATCGGGCAAAGATAAGCGAGGTTTTCACGCAAGACGAGTGGTAGCGGCAGCCTGAATTCACTATCAGGCGTAATCTGCTGCAGGCGATTTCAGGGGGTTTGATCGATGCCTGCCGATATCGACGAAAGCATTCTCGAGATGTGGGATGACTTCCACGATGAGCGTGTCCGCAAGCGCGTGCTGGTGTGCGCATCCGCTCTTGCCGATCGTAACTTCTCGGTGGCGCCAGTGCCGACGGCATCTGAAGCCAACAGGCGTATCTTGAACCATATTCCCATACATAAAACAGTGCTCTACTGGGATACCGCGATCCTCGAGGAACTGGGCATCATTTCCACGCTCCAGGCGCGAGGAAACAAAATGAAAAACGCGATGCGGTTTGCGTCCGAGCGCAGATCCCGCAGGGGATCGCTCATCCCCGCGAAATCCGTGTACCTGTCCACGGCGTGCGCGGTGACCATGGACGGTATGCTCGTGAAAGTCGAACCGGAATTTTTGCCCGTGTTCGGGCCCGGCCGCACGCCGGATACGATAATACTCGTCATGGGCTTCAACCACATTGTCAATGAGCTCGAAGATGCTTTCAGGCGCGTCAGGGACACCTGCGTCCCTCAACGCGCGAAACAGATGGGGCTGGAAATCGATTGCGCGAAATCCCAGCTCTGTGTGGAGTGCGCCGCTCCTCCGGCTATGTGCGCCGTAAACACCGTCGTGACCCGACAGCCAGCGGCCCCTGACATCGTGATTATCCTGATTGGAGAACGCGGTGGGAAAGCTTTTGCTTGATTCTATGGCGCGCGCGAAAATAGATTGGCTGGATCGGTCAACGTGAAATATCTGGTCAAGGGCGCCGTCCACGAGACGAAGAGTTTTGACGGGACAATCATCAGATATTCGACTCGCGGCCGGGGATGCCCCATTGTTACCGCCAACGGGGTGGCGACCACAACCAACTTCTGGCACTACTTCGAGGACCATTTCTCAACGATGGCCCAGGTGATCTGCTGGGACTATCGTGGGCACGGGCGCTCCGACGTTCCCACGAACCTCGACAGTTTCGAGGTCTCCTGCCACGCGAAGGACCTCAAGGCCGTGCTCGACCATGCGGGCATCGACAGAGCGGTACTGGTAGGTTTCTCCATGGGCGCACAGGTCATCTTAGAGTTCTGCCGTGACAACAGCGACCGCGTGCTCGCGCTCATTCCCGTCAATGGACCCGCGTCCAAACCTTTTGAAGCATTCAGCACGGCGCCATTGTTTGAGAAACTCTACACAAAACTGTTCGGGCATTTCATCGAACACCCGGGAGTGCTGAAGGCGATCGCGGCGCCGCTTTTGACGTCGCCGGTAATGTGGCCCGCGGCCAGAATCCTCGAGATCGACAGGCACCGCTGCTCGAAGCTGGAGATGGATCTCTATTTCGAGCACATAGTGAAGATGGGCTTCCCTAACGATCTGCGCGCCCTTTTAGGAATGGCCAGGCATTCAGCCGAGGACGTGCTCCCACTGATCGATGCGCCAACGCTGGTCATCGCGGGACAGAAAGACGGCATGTGCCCGATGCGCCTGGTCAAGAAAATTTACAGGAAGGTCAAAGGCGCGGAACTCTTTGTCGTGCCGCACGGGACACACGCGACACTGATCGAGGCGCCCGACCTCGTCAACTTCCGCATCGAGACGTTCCTGCGCAAACACGCGCTGTTATAGCGCAACCCGACGAAGTGATTAAAAGGCGCAAGACCTGTATATAGCGAAAAACCTATTTAACAGAACCTATCCATCATTGACACGCGCCGCAATGTGGAAAGCATTGAAATCATGGATCAAGAAAAACCGCATGTGCTTCCTCACAGAGCACACAGAAAACTCGTCGCGAAGAGCAAGACTGCGGCGATTCTTGAATTCCTGCTTATTTTAGTGATGTTTGAAGCGCCATTGATTCTATTCGGCTCCCGGCTTACTTTTTTGATGAGCAGCAACGTACAGAACGTGCTCCCGGAGTTCACTTACGCCAACTCCAACGTAGTAACCTTTAATGGAATATTGAAAAACATGTACGTGTTTGATTCGGCGGCGAAATATCCTTCGGTTTCATTTTCTCTTTCAGTTGCTTCTGTCTCAATACTGCTTATTGTCCTTGCTTTCCTTGTCGCCTCCTATCCCGCAAGGTTCTGGATAATATACCTATCCCTGCTTACATTTTTTTCTTCGGTTTTCTTCGCCGTCATGCCTGACCGGTTTCCATACAGCCTGAAGATGCTCCTCGAACTCTATCTGAACATCCAGGTCTCGGTGTGGATATTCATTCCCGTTCTTCTGGTCGGCGCTTTTGTGACTGTTCCTCTCGGGCTGGCTTCAAAAATTCTTGCCATCACGATCACCGAACTTTATTCTTTTCTTTTTGGATTTGTCCGGTACTTCGCATTCATATATGTAATGTCGAAATTTTCATACATCTTCGCGCTCCCCGGATATTTCGCGTTCATCTTTGTGTTGGATTTCCTGTACATCGTTTCCGCCTATTCTCTTTTTATGGTTATCGCTTCCGGAAAACTCTCGAAGAAAAAAGAGAAATGGAAATGGGCTTTTTAGTTCAGGTTTTAAAAATCTACCTCGGATTGGTTGTTCTGGTAATGTCGATCTATGCCATCAGACATTACATTTTCACAATCAACAGGGTATTTGGAGAACAGCGAATCGGCCTTCAGGATATCGTGGACTCTGATCTCCCCTTCGCAAGCGTTGTCATTCCAATGCATAATGAAGAAAAAGTCGCCGCCGCCATATTGGATTTGTTGATGCAGTCAGATTATCCGGAGAGCAAGCTCGAAATAATTCCAATTGATGATTATTCCACGGACAGTACAAAAGATATCCTCGCCAGTTACGAAGCGAAATTTCCACGGATAAAACCTCTTTTCCGCGATGCCGCATCAAGAAGGGGAAAAGCGGCGGCGCTCAACGACTCTTTGCGCATCGCGAATGGAGAAATCGTGATCATCTTTGACGCGGACTATCTCCCTCCAAGAGGAATTATTCGAACCCTCGCGATGAACATACTGGATCCGGACGTGGGAGCGGCAATGGGAAGAGTGGTCCCCTATAATGCGTCCGTAAATCTTCTTACGCGACTCCTGGAAGCTGAGCGCACGGGAGGATACCAGGTAGATCAACAGGCACGCCATAATCTGCAGCTCGTCCCCCAGTATGGAGGCACCGCGGCATGTTTCAAAAAAGATATTGTTCTCGAGCTGGGGGGGTTCAACGAAAATATCCTCGCGGAAGACACGGAACTTACAATGAAAATTTTCTTGCACGGCATGAACGTAGCCTATGTCAACAGGGCGGAGTGCTACGAAGAAGTGCCTGAAACCTGGGCCGCAAGAGGAATGCAAATAAGAAGATGGTCGCGCGGACACAATCATGTGTTGTTTTATTACTTGATTCCTTTTATCCGTTCAAAAAAGCTTTCTTTGAAGAAAAAAATAGACGGAATTTTCCTTCTCTTCATATACACCACGCCAACATTCTTCATTCTCGGACTCATTGATTCGATAATCCTCTTTTTCCTTGGAGAGATGAACATCCTGAATAGATTCGTTGTTCTCTTCTTCGTGCTGACATACAACAATCTGGGCACCTTTGCGCCGTACTATGAGCTTGGAGAGGGAGCTCTTCTGGATGGCGCCACCCGCAGGATCAATCTTCTTCCCGTGTTTGTCTACAGTTTTTCCGTGAACATGACGTATTCAATCTTGGGACTCTTTGACTCCTGCGTCGACGTGCTTTCAAAACGCATTACCACCTGGCGAAAAACGGAAAGGTTCGCAAGCGGAGGATCGGAAAATTGATTTTCATAGCAAGTTTCCTTTTCCTGATACTTGTCCCGCTTGTTCCCGCCTTGCTGGAAATAATCCACCCCAGGGACAACCTGCCCTTGCTTGTAGATTATGAATACACGAGAGATCCAAGATATTTCGCGAAATCATTCAAGCGTAAATTCATAGAAACCCTTTCGCCGGATATTTTAGAGGGCGCGGGCGAAAACGCGGACACGATAAGATTTTCCGACTTCGAGGTGAAAGGGCTAAAGGGGGAATACCTCTCTGTAGAAAAAGAAGTGAAAGAAGCGCTTCTTGTTTGGGGGGAAATAAGAATAAACTCACTGATGGAGATGCCAAAAGAAGTCTATGCGAAGGGGAATGTCTACATTGGCGAAAATTCGACAGTCAACGCGCTTTCAAGCGAAGAGAACATATTCCTGGAAAAGAATTCAACGATCATTCATTGGGTTGACGCGGCAAAAAGTATCATAACGGACGGAGGAGTGAATTTAGGAGGGAACGCAAGTTGTAATGAAAACCTCATACTGGCAAAAGAAATAAAGTTCAAGAGGCTTTTCGCTTCGCCTATCGCCACACGCAAGCTAAGTGAAGTAAACGCGATAGAAAAAGGAACTTTTATCAAAGGAAGCATCAAGTCAAATGAAGATGTATTCATATCGGGGAAAGTAACAATTGAAGGAAGCGTGTTCTCAGAGAAAAATATTGAGACGGAAGGCGATGTGGAAATAAAAGGGAACGTGTTCGCGCAGGGCAAAGTGATCCTTGGAGATAAGACAAAAATCGGGGAGAAGGGAAAGGTAAAATCCGTTATCGCAAAGAAAGGCCTGGTTCTCAAAGGACAGGTCGTCATATACGGATATGCCGCGACTGACGGGAAAGGGATAGTGGCTTGAAAAAGAGATACGCCACTATCGCAATCATTGCCATTGTTGTTTCACTTTTCTTTATTGCGGCAAACACCATGCTGACCGTATCCTCAGACAACTTCTCTGTTTTGATTGTGTTCAATCCCGAGAACCTGGGGAAGTATTCATACGTTTTGGACGCTTACGAAAGCGTGCTTCAGGAAGAAGGGGTGCCCGTCACAAGAATGAGCGCCGTGACGCTTTTGAGCCTCTCCGAAAAAAACTTCGAAAAACTCCATCCGGCGGTCATATTTGCGGACGGAGTGAATCAATCCCTTCCAATGGATATTAGAGAATGGGCGAA
This sequence is a window from Candidatus Anoxymicrobium japonicum. Protein-coding genes within it:
- a CDS encoding glycosyl transferase family 2, with the translated sequence MFTINRVFGEQRIGLQDIVDSDLPFASVVIPMHNEEKVAAAILDLLMQSDYPESKLEIIPIDDYSTDSTKDILASYEAKFPRIKPLFRDAASRRGKAAALNDSLRIANGEIVIIFDADYLPPRGIIRTLAMNILDPDVGAAMGRVVPYNASVNLLTRLLEAERTGGYQVDQQARHNLQLVPQYGGTAACFKKDIVLELGGFNENILAEDTELTMKIFLHGMNVAYVNRAECYEEVPETWAARGMQIRRWSRGHNHVLFYYLIPFIRSKKLSLKKKIDGIFLLFIYTTPTFFILGLIDSIILFFLGEMNILNRFVVLFFVLTYNNLGTFAPYYELGEGALLDGATRRINLLPVFVYSFSVNMTYSILGLFDSCVDVLSKRITTWRKTERFASGGSEN
- a CDS encoding 2-oxoisovalerate dehydrogenase, which gives rise to MDKEIVFLIEESPEGGFEARALGLSIFTDGETLEEIKENVREAVRCHFEENEQPQVVRLHYIKDEVIAV